From a region of the Corallococcus coralloides DSM 2259 genome:
- the bioF gene encoding 8-amino-7-oxononanoate synthase has protein sequence MKSTSPVADRWAREDLEALSAKGLRRVLEPLDSPQGAEVRVGDERLVNFSSNDYLGLAASPAVRAAAASALERYGVGTGASRLVVGDMVPHQRLEARLARFERAEAVRLFNSGYAANTGILPALVGPGDAVFSDALNHASLVDGCRLSRARVVVYPHADVAALSRALAETPARRKLVVTDSVFSMDGDVAPLRELLAACEVHGAALMVDEAHATGVLGARGAGLCEALGVEGRVDLRMGTLSKALGGLGAYVATSRAVADLLVSRARPFVYSTALPAALCAGAECAVDLVEHDPAPRERLWGHIHRFTEGLRALGLPAEPRSAIFPVILGEPSRALDAAKRLREAGLLVKAIRPPTVPEGTSRLRFCLSAAHTTGHIDLALEALRRVGVSRGP, from the coding sequence GTGAAGTCCACCTCTCCGGTCGCGGACCGCTGGGCGCGCGAGGACCTGGAGGCCCTGTCCGCGAAGGGCCTTCGCCGCGTGCTGGAGCCGCTCGACTCTCCCCAGGGCGCGGAGGTGCGCGTGGGGGACGAGCGGCTGGTCAACTTCTCCTCCAATGACTACCTGGGGCTCGCGGCGTCGCCCGCCGTGCGCGCCGCCGCCGCGTCCGCGCTGGAGCGCTACGGCGTGGGCACGGGCGCCAGCCGCCTGGTGGTGGGGGACATGGTGCCGCACCAGCGGCTGGAGGCGCGCCTTGCCCGCTTCGAGCGCGCGGAGGCCGTGCGCCTCTTCAACTCCGGCTACGCGGCCAACACCGGCATCCTGCCCGCGCTGGTGGGGCCCGGCGACGCGGTGTTCTCCGACGCCCTCAACCACGCCTCGCTGGTGGACGGCTGCCGGCTGTCTCGCGCGCGCGTCGTCGTCTACCCGCACGCGGACGTGGCCGCGCTCAGCCGCGCGCTCGCGGAGACGCCCGCGCGGCGCAAGCTGGTGGTCACCGACAGCGTGTTCTCCATGGACGGGGACGTGGCCCCGCTGCGCGAGCTTCTGGCCGCGTGCGAGGTCCATGGCGCCGCGCTGATGGTGGACGAGGCGCACGCCACCGGCGTCCTGGGCGCGCGCGGCGCGGGCCTGTGCGAGGCGCTGGGCGTGGAGGGCCGCGTGGACCTGCGCATGGGCACGCTGAGCAAGGCGCTGGGCGGGCTGGGCGCGTACGTGGCCACCTCGCGCGCGGTGGCGGACCTGTTGGTCAGCCGCGCCCGGCCGTTCGTCTACTCCACCGCGCTGCCCGCGGCCCTGTGCGCTGGCGCCGAGTGCGCGGTGGACCTGGTGGAGCACGACCCCGCGCCTCGCGAGCGGCTGTGGGGGCACATCCACCGTTTCACGGAGGGTCTGCGCGCGCTGGGACTGCCCGCCGAACCCCGGAGCGCCATCTTCCCGGTCATCCTGGGGGAGCCCTCGCGCGCCTTGGACGCGGCGAAGCGCCTGCGCGAGGCGGGCCTCCTGGTGAAGGCCATCCGCCCGCCCACCGTGCCAGAGGGCACCAGCCGGCTTCGCTTCTGTCTCTCCGCGGCCCATACGACGGGCCACATCGACCTGGCGCTGGAGGCCCTGCGCCGGGTGGGAGTCTCCCGTGGCCCCTGA